One window of the Gambusia affinis linkage group LG13, SWU_Gaff_1.0, whole genome shotgun sequence genome contains the following:
- the tm9sf3 gene encoding transmembrane 9 superfamily member 3 isoform X1: MGSSRWKLAMTAFLAVVGSLLPVDADEHEHTYTDKEEVVLWMNTVGPYHNRQETYKYFSLPFCAGSKKTISHYHETLGEALQGVELEFSGLDIKFKEEVMQNTYCEIDLDKPKQDAFVYAIKNHYWYQMYIDDLPIWGIVGEADENGEEHYLWTYKKLEIGYNGNRIVDVNLTSEGKVKLMSNTRIAMSYSVKWKKSDVKFEDRFDKYLDPSFFQHRIHWFSIFNSFMMVIFLVGLVSMILMRTLRKDYARYSKEEEMDDMDRDLGDEYGWKQVHGDVFRPSSHPLIFSSLIGSGCQIFSVSFIVIIVAMVEDLYTERGSMLSTAIFVYAATSPVNGYFGGSLYAKQGGRRWIKQMFIGAFMIPAMVCGTAFFINFIAIYYHASRAIPFGTMVAVCCICFFVILPLNLVGTILGRNLSGQPNFPCRVNAVPRPIPEKKWFMEPAVIVCLGGILPFGSIFIEMYFIFTSFWAYKIYYVYGFMMLVLVILCIVTVCVTIVCTYFLLNAEDYRWQWTSFLSAASTAVYVYMYSFYYYFFKTKMYGLFQTSFYFGYMAVFSTALGIMCGAVGYMGTSAFVRKIYTNVKID, from the exons ATGGGTTCTTCCCGGTGGAAGTTGGCAATGACGGCTTTCCTTGCAGTAGTGGGCTCTTTATTACCTGTTGACGCGGACGAGCATGAGCACACG TACACAGATAAGGAGGAGGTCGTTTTATGGATGAACACAGTGGGGCCTTACCACAATCGACAGGAGACGTACAAGTATTTCTCTTTGCCATTTTGCGCGGGTTCCAAGAAGACCATCAGTCATTACCATGAAACCCTCGGAGAGGCTCTGCAGGGGGTGGAGCTGGAGTTCAGCGGCCTTGACATCAAGTTCAaag AGGAAGTCATGCAGAACACATACTGTGAAATTGACTTAGACAAACCCAAACAGGATGCCTTTGTTTACGCCATAAAGAACCACTACTGGTATCAGATGTACATCGATGACCTGCCCATCTGGG GCATCGTCGGCGAGGCGGATGAAAACGGAGAGGAGCATTACCTCTGGACGTACAAAAAGCTGGAGATCGGCTACAACGGCAACAGGATCGTTGACGTAAACCTGACGAGCGAAGGCAAAGTGAAGCTCATGTCAAACACCAGAATCGCCATGTCCTATTCT GTGAAATGGAAGAAGTCGGACGTGAAGTTTGAAGACAGGTTTGACAAGTACCTGGACCCGTCCTTCTTTCAGCACCGG ATTCACTGGTTCTCCATCTTTAACTCCTTCATGATGGTCATATTCCTGGTGGGCCTGGTGTCCATGATCCTAATGAGAACCCTGAGGAAGGATTACGCCAGATAcagcaaagaggaagaaatggaCGACATG GACAGGGATCTGGGGGATGAGTACGGCTGGAAGCAGGTGCATGGCGACGTGTTTAGGCCGTCCAGCCATCCGCTCATCTTCTCCTCGCTCATCGGCTCCGGCTGCCAGATCTTCTCCGTCTCCTTCATCGTCATCATCGTTGCGATGGTGGAGGATCTGTACACAGA GAGGGGCTCCATGCTGAGCACGGCCATTTTTGTTTATGCAGCAACCTCTCCTGTCAACGGCTACTTCGGTGGAAGCCTGTATGCAAAACAAGGAG GCAGGCGATGGATCAAGCAGATGTTCATCGGGGCCTTCATGATCCCAGCCATGGTGTGCGGGACGGCCTTTTTCATCAACTTCATCGCCATCTACTACCACGCCTCCAGAGCCATCCCCTTCGGGACCATG GTGGCTGTCTGCTGCATCTGCTTCTTCGTCATTTTGCCTCTGAATCTTGTGGGAACCATTTTGGGGAGAAACCTCTCTGGTCAGCCCAACTTCCCCTGCAGAGTGAACGCCGTGCCGCGGCCGATCCCCGAGAAGAAATG GTTCATGGAGCCGGCTGTCATCGTGTGCCTCGGGGGAATCCTGCCCTTCGGCTCCATTTTCATAGAAAT GTACTTCATCTTCACCTCCTTTTGGGCCTACAAAATCTACTACGTGTACGGCTTCATGATGCTGGTCCTGGTGATCCTCTGCATCGTCACGGTGTGCGTCACCATCGTGTGCACATACTTCCTGCTCAACGCTGAGGACTACAGATG GCAGTGGACGAGCTTCCTCTCTGCTGCATCTACTGCGGTTTATGTTTACATGTACTCCTTTTACTACTATTTCTTCAAAACTAA GATGTATGGATTATTTCAAACATCCTTCTACTTTGGCTACATGGCCGTGTTCAGCACTGCTCTGGGAATCATGTGTG GCGCCGTCGGCTACATGGGAACAAGTGCCTTCGTGAGGAAGATCTACACAAACGTGAAAATCGACTAA
- the tm9sf3 gene encoding transmembrane 9 superfamily member 3 isoform X2 — translation MNTVGPYHNRQETYKYFSLPFCAGSKKTISHYHETLGEALQGVELEFSGLDIKFKEEVMQNTYCEIDLDKPKQDAFVYAIKNHYWYQMYIDDLPIWGIVGEADENGEEHYLWTYKKLEIGYNGNRIVDVNLTSEGKVKLMSNTRIAMSYSVKWKKSDVKFEDRFDKYLDPSFFQHRIHWFSIFNSFMMVIFLVGLVSMILMRTLRKDYARYSKEEEMDDMDRDLGDEYGWKQVHGDVFRPSSHPLIFSSLIGSGCQIFSVSFIVIIVAMVEDLYTERGSMLSTAIFVYAATSPVNGYFGGSLYAKQGGRRWIKQMFIGAFMIPAMVCGTAFFINFIAIYYHASRAIPFGTMVAVCCICFFVILPLNLVGTILGRNLSGQPNFPCRVNAVPRPIPEKKWFMEPAVIVCLGGILPFGSIFIEMYFIFTSFWAYKIYYVYGFMMLVLVILCIVTVCVTIVCTYFLLNAEDYRWQWTSFLSAASTAVYVYMYSFYYYFFKTKMYGLFQTSFYFGYMAVFSTALGIMCGAVGYMGTSAFVRKIYTNVKID, via the exons ATGAACACAGTGGGGCCTTACCACAATCGACAGGAGACGTACAAGTATTTCTCTTTGCCATTTTGCGCGGGTTCCAAGAAGACCATCAGTCATTACCATGAAACCCTCGGAGAGGCTCTGCAGGGGGTGGAGCTGGAGTTCAGCGGCCTTGACATCAAGTTCAaag AGGAAGTCATGCAGAACACATACTGTGAAATTGACTTAGACAAACCCAAACAGGATGCCTTTGTTTACGCCATAAAGAACCACTACTGGTATCAGATGTACATCGATGACCTGCCCATCTGGG GCATCGTCGGCGAGGCGGATGAAAACGGAGAGGAGCATTACCTCTGGACGTACAAAAAGCTGGAGATCGGCTACAACGGCAACAGGATCGTTGACGTAAACCTGACGAGCGAAGGCAAAGTGAAGCTCATGTCAAACACCAGAATCGCCATGTCCTATTCT GTGAAATGGAAGAAGTCGGACGTGAAGTTTGAAGACAGGTTTGACAAGTACCTGGACCCGTCCTTCTTTCAGCACCGG ATTCACTGGTTCTCCATCTTTAACTCCTTCATGATGGTCATATTCCTGGTGGGCCTGGTGTCCATGATCCTAATGAGAACCCTGAGGAAGGATTACGCCAGATAcagcaaagaggaagaaatggaCGACATG GACAGGGATCTGGGGGATGAGTACGGCTGGAAGCAGGTGCATGGCGACGTGTTTAGGCCGTCCAGCCATCCGCTCATCTTCTCCTCGCTCATCGGCTCCGGCTGCCAGATCTTCTCCGTCTCCTTCATCGTCATCATCGTTGCGATGGTGGAGGATCTGTACACAGA GAGGGGCTCCATGCTGAGCACGGCCATTTTTGTTTATGCAGCAACCTCTCCTGTCAACGGCTACTTCGGTGGAAGCCTGTATGCAAAACAAGGAG GCAGGCGATGGATCAAGCAGATGTTCATCGGGGCCTTCATGATCCCAGCCATGGTGTGCGGGACGGCCTTTTTCATCAACTTCATCGCCATCTACTACCACGCCTCCAGAGCCATCCCCTTCGGGACCATG GTGGCTGTCTGCTGCATCTGCTTCTTCGTCATTTTGCCTCTGAATCTTGTGGGAACCATTTTGGGGAGAAACCTCTCTGGTCAGCCCAACTTCCCCTGCAGAGTGAACGCCGTGCCGCGGCCGATCCCCGAGAAGAAATG GTTCATGGAGCCGGCTGTCATCGTGTGCCTCGGGGGAATCCTGCCCTTCGGCTCCATTTTCATAGAAAT GTACTTCATCTTCACCTCCTTTTGGGCCTACAAAATCTACTACGTGTACGGCTTCATGATGCTGGTCCTGGTGATCCTCTGCATCGTCACGGTGTGCGTCACCATCGTGTGCACATACTTCCTGCTCAACGCTGAGGACTACAGATG GCAGTGGACGAGCTTCCTCTCTGCTGCATCTACTGCGGTTTATGTTTACATGTACTCCTTTTACTACTATTTCTTCAAAACTAA GATGTATGGATTATTTCAAACATCCTTCTACTTTGGCTACATGGCCGTGTTCAGCACTGCTCTGGGAATCATGTGTG GCGCCGTCGGCTACATGGGAACAAGTGCCTTCGTGAGGAAGATCTACACAAACGTGAAAATCGACTAA
- the LOC122842371 gene encoding sialic acid-binding Ig-like lectin 9 yields the protein MKIVILLMEGRGSVTATLSEDMLTVLTVNLLLSVSFLSGRLTGCEEDKGLIFTAPREIEALSGACLQIPCSFTVKPQHKFNPGRKTFGVWLKPGAPFLNSPENVVYNSSQLKNKYDMSITGNLTEKNCTTVFYNINSAQADKYFFRIENGPFKISAFCKGVNVNVRDSAWRPRIEISGDMKEMNSVSITCSALTPCPQSPPTLTWNLESDHSRLTEKNTDGTFTAKIQKNITLSDTHDGFNITCFVIYPVDGGKYKFAKAEETLSVSYAPKNTSVSIRLSENGWVNMTCSSSAKPPVSLFTWFRNSTNGKMQVAKGDVYGLNITEEGIYHCVATNDLGNQTSPEVHLTGPQKGNMEDDELSERKGIINTPVKTSLVSALGVFALGCLIKIFMWFLKVKHLSPKNPQIGLLSLNASQKS from the exons ATGAAGATCGTAATCTTA CTGATGGAGGGACGTGGAAGTGTGACGGCCACCCTGTCTGAGGACATGCTGACGGTGCTGACAGTCAACTTGTTACTGAGTGTCTCATTTCTTTCAG GAAGACTGACTGGATGTGAAGAAGACAAAGGCCTCATCTTCACTGCACCTAGAGAGATCGAGGCACTGAGTGGAGCCTGTTTGCAAATCCCTTGTAGCTTTACAGTGAAACCACAGCATAAGTTCAATCCTGggagaaaaacatttggagTTTGGTTAAAACCTGGAGCCCCATTTCTCAACAGTCCAGAAAACGTGGTTTACAACAGCagtcagctgaaaaacaaatatgacaTGAGCATTACTGGAAACCTGACGGAGAAGAACTGCACCACTGTGTTTTATAACATAAACTCAGCACAAGCAGACAAATACTTCTTCAGGATTGAGAACGGGCCGTTCAAAATAAGCGCTTTTTGTAAGGGTGTTAATGTAAACGTTAGAG ATTCTGCTTGGAGACCCAGGATTGAAATCTCAGGTGACATGAAGGAGATGAACTCTGTCAGTATAACGTGTTCAGCTCTCACTCCCTGTCCACAATCACCTCCTACACTCACCTGGAACCTCGAATCAGACCACAGCAGACTGACAGAGAAGAACACGGACGGAACGTTTACAGCTAAAATCCAGAAGAACATCACGCTGTCAGACACACATGATGGATTCAACATCACCTGCTTCGTCATATATCCTGTGGATGGAGGGAAATACAAGTTCGCAAAGGCAGAAGAGACGCTCAGTGTTTCGT ATGCTCCCAAAAATACTTCAGTTTCCATCCGTTTGTCAGAAAATGGTTGGGTGAACATGACGTGCTCCAGCAGCGCCAAACCTCCCGTCAGCCTCTTCACCTGGTTCAGGAACagcacaaatggaaaaatgcaAGTAGCCAAAGGAGACGTTTATGGACTCAATATCACTGAGGAGGGGATTTATCACTGTGTGGCCACCAACGATCTTGGTAATCAGACATCTCCAGAGGTTCATCTTACTGGTCCACAAAAAG ggAACATGGAGGATGATGAACTTTCTGAAAGAAAAG GAATCATAAATACTCCAGTTAAGACTTCACTTGTGTCAGCATTAGGAGTTTTTGCACTTGGCTGCCTGATCAAAATCTTCATGTG GTTTCTTAAGGTCAAACATCTATCTCcaaaaaatccccaaatag GACTACTGTCTTTAAATGCGAGTCAGAAGAGCTGA